One Dictyostelium discoideum AX4 chromosome 3 chromosome, whole genome shotgun sequence genomic region harbors:
- a CDS encoding SAP DNA-binding domain-containing protein has protein sequence MVNNKRKEIENQENDNNDDNDGLLTYKKFKEDINYDSIRSKELQTIAKSLGLPIIGKKQEIYKRIEGYFLSKKVKSDLINSTTNQLQQQPQQPQQQRYVLLIKDVDQLEIYFWKAFRNMIIFKNIFSNFKSKQFGYHDLIGINENFLKSYSNSLEIIKDNIKGNINHQIIRSVNDILNIIKTLKKKDNETISFYNTLFSAFSSTTTQSIKSLIFQFDENIDLWIQRMILNENLVALDQFIKFFKINSDVLKKSIEMHINPSFFNVVTYNNLKIYNYLKSINAIPTSHIKQRFSNIDLSDSLSFDCKLKRLIKSYKLLVDPTNFKKIQEIHQQEEEEQKQQKLNSDKDYIEKLNQLILELSEIESIHFTNDQLNSTIKNLLNQTTTTTTTTTTTTTTTTPILITNNNNSGDIKDIIKKYYKSIYLFFKIIKEGNLYNRNLMKPIHYYLYFKKEKSLIQLYEIFCGKNYTHYLIFFKSILMDQNLEKNQILELVSNILDIENGVPFQNIGCIYNFNLRSFNSFCKVVFSINDTELIDHLIKTIKKLQLVYDSKTKFPSISEIISTNFQYINKNEIVDFFFENYRNETTLFDDQNQNWYNGHVNIIDHYEKLMESIEKRLRLNIVYYYDWFTNVNKINEKKYNINILLDQLKRAISKPLLYSFFNDSGYYYNKLLIIFGWSLENGNEFLINNILSNEQFKQPFRFSEIIDSVLPPNKMSNSVKLIFNNISKESIESKLYQVKVKFNFSYVHGYYYDDFIPLTSTISTTTTTTTTNSEEVGQFIIGETKSFDFTISPRILFVCLYYLDRVDDIFYLFDKIPEIFNSGYFSNFTQESYLYNICSSYYLGLFINYFIENLNDNTINHLYTCLCVASRKGFIQIFQDILSSNKNSQYLLKVRTKTNQSSLFQSNLLCDMVVNSINSSNFQLSNLLIDFIDFSPKNEKVLRSKIFKSSNNK, from the coding sequence atggttaataataaaagaaaagaaattgaaaatcaagaaaatgataataatgatgataatgatggtttATTAACATACAAAAAGTTTAAAGAAGATATTAATTATGATTCAATAAGAAGCAAAGAATTACAAACAATTGCAAAATCATTAGGTTTACCAATTATTGgaaaaaaacaagaaatttataaaagaattgaaggttattttttatcaaaaaaagttaaatctgatttaataaatagtaCAACcaatcaacttcaacaacaacctcaacaacctcaacagcAACGATATGTATTACTAATTAAAGATGTTGATCAActtgaaatttatttttggaaagCTTTTAGAAATatgatcatttttaaaaatatattttcaaattttaaaagtaaacAATTTGGTTATCATGATTTAATTGGTATAAatgaaaactttttaaaaagttataGTAATTcattagaaataataaaagataatattaaagGAAATATTAATCATCAAATTATCAGAAGTgtaaatgatattttaaatattattaaaacattaaaaaaaaaagataatgaaacaatttcattttataataCATTATTTTCTGCATtctcatcaacaacaacacaatcaataaaatcattaattttccaatttgatgaaaatattgatcTATGGATTCAAagaatgattttaaatgaaaatttagtAGCATTAgatcaatttattaaattttttaaaataaattcagatgttttaaaaaaaagtatagaAATGCATATTAATCCATCATTCTTTAATGTAGTtacatataataatttaaagatttacaattatttaaaatcaattaatgctATTCCAACATCACATATTAAACAACGATTTtctaatattgatttatcagATAGTCTATCGTTTGATTGTAAATTGAAAAGACTTATAAAatcatataaattattagtcGATCCtacaaactttaaaaaaatacaagaAATACATCAacaagaagaggaagaacaaaaacaacaaaaattgaATTCAGATAAAgattatattgaaaaattaaatcaattaatattggAATTAAGcgaaattgaatcaattcaTTTTACAAATGaccaattaaattcaacaattaaaaatctattgaatcaaacaacaacaacaacaacaacaacaaccactaccaccaccaccaccactccaatattaataacaaacaataataatagcggtgatataaaagatattattaaaaaatattataaatcaatttatttattttttaaaattattaaagaaggAAATCTTTATAAtagaaatttaatgaaaccaattcattattatttatattttaaaaaagaaaagagtcTTATTCAATTATATGAAATATTTTGCGGTAAGAATTATactcattatttaatattttttaaaagtattttAATGGATCAAAATCttgaaaaaaatcaaatattagaattagtatcaaatattttagatattgaaaatggaGTTCCATTTCAAAATATTGGgtgtatatataattttaatttaagaagttttaattcattttgtaAAGttgtattttcaattaacgatacagaattaattgatcatctaattaaaacaataaaaaagttaCAACTTGTTTATgattcaaaaacaaaatttccAAGTATCTCTGAAATTATATCAACcaattttcaatatattaataaaaatgaaattgttgactttttttttgaaaattatagaAATGAAACTACTTTATTTGAtgatcaaaatcaaaattggTATAATGGTcatgttaatattattgatcattatgaaaaattaatggaAAGTATTGAGAAAAGGTTAAGATTAAATATAgtatattattatgattggtttacaaatgtaaataaaattaatgaaaaaaaatataatataaatatattattggatcaattaaaaagagCAATTTCAAAACCtttattatattcattttttaatgatagtggttattattataacaaattgttaataatatttggTTGGTCTTTAGAAAATGGTAATGAGTTTTTAATCAATAAcattttatcaaatgaacAATTTAAACAACCATTTAGATTTTCTGAAATTATTGATAGTGTACTACCACCAAATAAAATGTCAAACTCtgtcaaattaatttttaataatatttcaaaagaatcaattgaatcaaagTTATATCAAGTTAAagttaaattcaatttttcatATGTACACGGatattattatgatgattTTATTCCACTCAcctcaacaatatcaacaacaactacaacaacaacaacgaaTAGTGAAGAAGTTGGacaatttattattggtgAAACAAAATCATTCGATTTTACAATTTCACCtagaattttatttgtttgtctttattatttagatagggttgatgatattttttatctttttgataaaatacctgaaatttttaattcaggATATTTCTCCAATTTCACTCAAGAATCTTATTTATATAACATATGTTCAAGTTATTATCTTGggttatttattaattattttattgaaaatttaaatgataatacaaTCAATCATCTTTATACTTGTCTTTGTGTGGCCTCTAGAAAAGGATTCATTCAAATTTTTCAAGATATATTATCttctaataaaaatagtcaatatttattaaaagtgagaacaaaaacaaatcaatcatcattatttcaaTCGAATTTATTATGTGATATGGTTGTAAATTCAATAAACTCttcaaattttcaattatcaaatttactaattgattttattgatttttcaccaaaaaatgaaaaggtTTTAAgatcaaaaatatttaaatcctctaataataaataa